A genome region from bacterium SCSIO 12844 includes the following:
- the deoC gene encoding deoxyribose-phosphate aldolase, whose protein sequence is MFNKEQIISLIDLTLLDEQGHFSEIEALCQKANHIDIPVASICIYSRFIQKAQAILDKQIPIATVINFPNGDQPVSNVIQEAEFALNQGADEIDLVIPYQNYLLSNQTDEQSIELIKQIKAMCHDKILKVIIESGELKSSQLIKQASIDAVLAGADFIKTSTGKVVVGATLDAASVMLDVIKDCQNQGVLCGFKASGGIRTPKDAINYLELAQEKLGDDFIHRKTFRFGASSLLDDLI, encoded by the coding sequence ATGTTTAATAAAGAACAGATTATTTCATTAATCGATTTAACCTTATTAGATGAACAGGGTCATTTTTCAGAAATAGAAGCTTTATGTCAAAAAGCAAATCATATAGATATACCTGTTGCATCAATTTGTATTTATTCAAGGTTTATACAGAAAGCACAAGCAATATTAGATAAGCAAATCCCAATTGCCACTGTGATTAATTTTCCAAACGGTGATCAACCCGTAAGTAATGTGATTCAAGAAGCTGAATTTGCTCTTAATCAAGGTGCAGATGAAATCGATTTAGTAATTCCTTATCAGAACTATTTGTTATCTAATCAAACAGATGAACAGTCAATTGAATTAATAAAACAAATCAAAGCAATGTGTCATGATAAAATATTAAAAGTTATTATTGAATCTGGTGAATTGAAATCCTCTCAACTCATTAAACAAGCATCGATTGATGCAGTTTTAGCAGGTGCTGATTTTATTAAAACATCGACTGGTAAAGTAGTAGTTGGTGCAACGCTTGATGCAGCATCTGTCATGTTAGATGTAATTAAAGATTGTCAAAATCAGGGGGTATTATGTGGGTTTAAAGCATCTGGTGGAATTAGAACACCAAAAGATGCGATTAACTACTTAGAACTAGCCCAAGAAAAATTAGGTGATGACTTTATTCATCGAAAAACGTTTCGTTTTGGCGCTAGTAGTTTATTGGATGATTTGATTTAA
- a CDS encoding FAD-dependent oxidoreductase, whose translation MDNQKRVLIVGAGPTGLTAAVELARRGIIPTVIDKKTSASTLSRAVGIIPDSLKIFEASGMTEKLLSAGIKIYNGHLHFDTKEVLELQFQGVAHPYDFLLSLPQDQTESILSQTLASLGGQVTYGQELTDLKEVNGKIQATLNNKNIIEADYLIGADGIRSNVRKCINIDYPGIDLEEIWSIADIDAINWPFDKSVSIYRHNDNANVTFIIPIAKNRYRIVSNTADALKTLPVPIDVTQTHRQGTFNISVRQAESYQKGNIFLAGDAAHCHSPVGGRGMNLGIADAAKLAELIAENNTENYTKERHDAGKAIVQASEKARLLMTNPNKSFMLKTVIKVASMISPIKKSAAKAMLGV comes from the coding sequence ATGGATAATCAAAAACGTGTTCTTATTGTCGGTGCTGGACCGACCGGTTTAACTGCTGCTGTTGAATTAGCAAGAAGAGGAATTATTCCCACTGTCATTGATAAAAAAACTTCTGCTTCAACCCTTTCAAGAGCAGTGGGTATTATCCCTGATAGTTTAAAAATTTTTGAAGCTTCAGGCATGACTGAAAAGTTACTATCTGCTGGTATTAAAATTTATAATGGTCATTTACATTTTGATACAAAAGAAGTCTTAGAGCTTCAATTTCAAGGCGTTGCCCACCCGTATGATTTTCTTTTATCGCTACCACAAGATCAAACTGAATCTATCTTAAGTCAAACACTTGCTTCACTTGGTGGACAAGTAACTTATGGTCAAGAATTAACTGACTTAAAAGAAGTTAATGGTAAAATTCAAGCGACGCTAAACAATAAAAATATAATTGAAGCAGACTATCTTATTGGTGCAGATGGTATTCGAAGTAACGTTAGAAAGTGTATTAATATTGATTACCCCGGTATTGATTTAGAGGAAATTTGGTCAATTGCAGATATTGATGCAATTAACTGGCCATTTGATAAGAGTGTCAGTATTTATCGTCATAACGATAATGCCAATGTCACTTTTATTATACCAATTGCAAAAAACCGCTATCGCATAGTCTCAAATACAGCTGATGCCTTAAAAACATTGCCTGTACCCATAGACGTGACACAGACGCATCGCCAAGGTACATTTAACATCTCAGTTAGACAGGCTGAAAGTTATCAAAAAGGTAATATTTTTCTTGCAGGCGATGCAGCCCACTGCCATTCACCTGTCGGTGGTCGCGGCATGAATTTGGGCATTGCCGATGCTGCTAAACTAGCTGAATTAATTGCTGAAAATAATACTGAAAATTACACAAAAGAAAGGCACGATGCTGGAAAAGCAATTGTTCAAGCCAGCGAAAAAGCACGTCTTTTAATGACTAATCCCAACAAATCATTTATGTTAAAAACGGTTATTAAAGTTGCTTCAATGATTAGCCCGATTAAGAAAAGCGCTGCTAAAGCAATGCTTGGTGTGTAA
- a CDS encoding response regulator transcription factor: protein MTKTQVLIVDDDQSIGELLSEFLEKFHYQVTIAKDGISMKKLIKEKIFDIILLDIMLPHINGFELCQFLRQEYSIPIIIISALDDDSDRILGLEVGADDYLPKPFNTRELLARMKALLRRSSGQLVQTKVQGHIIEFDQWRLDHHRHVLINQQDIVISLSSKEYRLLDVFLTHPNQILSRNQIMEKLYGRDFDPMDRSVDVLIGRLRKKIETDYKAPKLLKTVRGEGYQLVTKPKVLTSLD, encoded by the coding sequence ATGACAAAAACACAAGTGCTTATCGTTGATGATGATCAGTCCATTGGCGAGTTATTATCTGAATTTTTAGAAAAATTTCACTATCAAGTTACCATCGCTAAAGATGGCATTAGCATGAAAAAGCTTATTAAAGAAAAAATATTCGATATCATCCTCTTAGATATTATGCTACCGCATATTAATGGTTTTGAATTATGTCAATTTTTAAGACAAGAATACAGCATACCAATTATTATTATCAGCGCCCTAGATGATGACAGCGATCGTATTTTAGGTTTAGAAGTCGGTGCAGATGATTATTTACCTAAACCATTTAATACGCGTGAATTACTAGCGCGCATGAAAGCCTTATTAAGACGTAGTAGTGGCCAACTGGTTCAAACTAAAGTACAAGGTCATATCATTGAATTTGATCAATGGCGCCTAGATCATCATCGTCATGTGTTAATCAACCAACAAGATATTGTAATTTCTCTCAGTAGTAAAGAATACCGTTTATTGGATGTATTTTTAACACACCCAAATCAAATTCTTTCACGTAATCAAATTATGGAAAAGCTCTATGGACGCGACTTTGACCCTATGGATCGAAGTGTTGATGTCTTAATTGGGCGTTTGCGTAAAAAAATTGAAACTGATTATAAAGCCCCTAAACTTTTAAAAACAGTTCGAGGAGAGGGTTATCAATTAGTAACAAAACCTAAAGTATTAACTTCATTGGACTAA
- a CDS encoding ankyrin repeat domain-containing protein has translation MSDDEIYDYLDDDSQQQDPNYLLLKATEQNDIDRLKQLIEQGVSPNFTFVKYNGKETTPLTEAIARGHEEMIQLIIDTDVQSIDQLSLYTALTAKDGNFNRQTVQLLLSHGAKISIELINKVKDLDCIQYSAIHAVNTNRIDHLKQLLDAGISLDFQINDYLDLKTSPLDRTISLNKPKIAHFLLKEAKVDPNQPINGFSLLLQAIDHKKFELVSVLLKFGAIFYEHAG, from the coding sequence ATGTCAGATGATGAGATTTATGATTATCTTGACGATGATAGCCAACAACAGGATCCAAATTACCTGTTATTAAAGGCTACTGAACAGAATGATATTGATCGATTAAAGCAATTGATTGAGCAAGGGGTTAGTCCAAATTTTACCTTTGTTAAATATAATGGTAAAGAAACAACACCCTTAACTGAAGCCATTGCGCGCGGTCATGAAGAAATGATTCAACTAATCATTGATACTGACGTTCAATCCATTGATCAGTTATCACTATATACTGCATTAACGGCAAAAGATGGTAACTTTAATCGTCAAACTGTACAGCTTTTATTATCACATGGTGCAAAAATTAGTATTGAACTAATCAATAAAGTCAAAGATTTAGATTGTATTCAATACAGTGCAATTCATGCAGTGAATACTAATCGCATCGATCATTTAAAACAGTTACTGGATGCGGGCATTAGTCTTGATTTTCAAATTAATGACTATCTTGATTTAAAAACAAGTCCTCTTGATCGAACCATTTCATTGAATAAACCAAAGATCGCCCATTTTCTATTAAAAGAAGCAAAAGTTGATCCTAATCAACCAATTAATGGTTTTAGTTTATTGCTACAAGCCATTGATCATAAAAAATTTGAACTTGTGTCTGTTTTACTAAAATTTGGAGCGATATTTTATGAGCATGCCGGATAA
- a CDS encoding DMT family transporter, which produces MNKSLMIGAVFSLASALAYAVLTATIKAYVVETPMPLLIFMQSIVCLFLTMLFVIRKYKWQFISLNQFSSVKRYHFLRAIFSLGLSYLLFLSLSYIPYIDAILLFNTFPLWAIIFGFILFKNELNLLVIPMVVVGFLGVLFSIGFDRGVFSFGALLAVGSAISAALSILMQKKALTKDDSIKSLFYYFLVATVISGLISIPYWHSLHHIGILIIAGVLLFVSQAGLILATQFTIPQVVSALYYSNIVFSLVISLIYLNGSLSVSMLFGMFLIIISGLGVVYFQSKTNKKKSHQMTKVKTLSKPIIKRVVSYT; this is translated from the coding sequence ATGAATAAATCGTTGATGATAGGTGCTGTGTTTTCATTGGCAAGCGCATTAGCATATGCAGTTTTAACTGCGACAATTAAAGCCTATGTTGTTGAAACGCCAATGCCATTATTAATTTTTATGCAAAGTATTGTTTGTTTATTTTTAACAATGCTGTTTGTAATTCGTAAATATAAATGGCAGTTTATATCGCTGAATCAATTCTCAAGTGTAAAACGTTATCATTTCTTACGTGCCATCTTTAGTCTTGGACTAAGTTATTTATTATTTTTATCCTTAAGTTATATCCCTTATATTGATGCAATTTTACTATTTAATACCTTTCCATTATGGGCAATTATCTTTGGCTTTATATTATTTAAAAATGAACTTAATTTACTGGTTATCCCGATGGTAGTGGTTGGGTTTTTAGGTGTATTATTTAGTATTGGTTTTGATCGAGGAGTCTTCTCTTTCGGTGCATTATTAGCAGTAGGTTCAGCTATTTCAGCAGCATTATCAATTTTAATGCAAAAAAAGGCATTAACAAAAGATGATAGTATTAAAAGTCTATTTTATTATTTTTTAGTAGCAACGGTTATTTCAGGTTTAATTTCTATTCCTTATTGGCATAGCTTACATCATATTGGTATTTTAATTATTGCCGGTGTCTTGTTATTTGTATCTCAAGCTGGCTTGATTTTAGCAACTCAATTTACCATTCCACAAGTTGTCTCAGCACTTTATTATAGTAATATTGTATTTTCATTAGTTATTTCATTGATTTATCTAAACGGTAGTTTAAGTGTGAGTATGTTATTCGGTATGTTTTTAATTATTATTTCAGGGCTTGGTGTTGTCTATTTTCAAAGTAAGACCAATAAGAAAAAGTCACATCAAATGACAAAAGTAAAAACCCTCTCAAAACCTATAATTAAGCGTGTAGTTTCTTATACTTGA
- a CDS encoding NPP1 family protein gives MTKLIVYLICMINSALNIVYASDDFMKLDEALPNDMYDQIQSIAPVFDFDTDGCLPSAGISKDGKQNSGIYPSVGDSLGKDCRMNNFLDTSNTLHRYVCISNHSDQYCAHFFALYFKKDQIINDIGGGHRHDWEYAAVWTKNNQVTHGSYSAHGELITREIGQIPTINNHIMIVYHKEGALTHAMRFAKTNETNETNETAENPYGRFVTPTIVSWYQIHGDDQHDNKTMHHLLNTFNYDHAVIPMRDDNFLANVNQFKPEGYPVFLED, from the coding sequence ATGACTAAACTAATCGTTTATCTTATTTGTATGATTAATAGCGCCTTGAATATAGTTTATGCCTCAGATGATTTTATGAAATTAGATGAAGCACTACCAAATGATATGTATGATCAGATACAATCCATTGCACCTGTATTTGATTTTGATACAGATGGTTGTTTACCAAGTGCCGGTATTAGTAAAGATGGTAAACAAAATAGTGGCATCTATCCAAGTGTAGGTGATAGTTTAGGTAAAGACTGTCGCATGAATAACTTCCTTGATACATCCAATACATTACATCGCTATGTTTGTATTAGCAATCATTCAGATCAATACTGTGCACATTTTTTTGCATTGTATTTTAAAAAAGATCAAATTATAAATGATATTGGCGGCGGTCATCGCCATGATTGGGAATATGCTGCAGTTTGGACTAAAAATAACCAAGTGACCCATGGTAGTTATAGCGCTCATGGTGAGTTAATCACACGAGAAATTGGTCAGATTCCAACTATTAATAATCATATAATGATTGTCTATCATAAAGAGGGTGCATTAACCCATGCGATGCGTTTTGCAAAAACGAATGAAACGAATGAAACAAATGAGACAGCTGAAAATCCATATGGAAGATTTGTAACACCAACAATTGTCAGTTGGTATCAAATCCATGGTGATGACCAACATGATAATAAAACCATGCACCATTTACTAAATACGTTTAATTACGATCATGCGGTTATACCGATGCGAGATGATAATTTTTTAGCTAATGTTAATCAATTTAAACCCGAAGGTTATCCTGTTTTTTTAGAAGATTAA
- a CDS encoding MerR family transcriptional regulator → MTKWYIKAFAKLTNTSVRTLHHYDEIGLLQPSLREVNGYRLYSQADLNRMQQIIALKSFGFKLSQIKDLLAQKMSLKSHLKMQLEFLEDKKRSLNNTIDALEQVIRSCVDDQLINWKSTIALIEVYRMTEDLQKTWAGKVLDEKELKTYAEFEKELTSKRPATEEAFKKRWQMICQEIKEHVNEDPQSDIGIKIAEKVHGAIYNLYGKKYAKLKHSIWEKGFKTGANQPQENHGLTPEMVQWLDTAMGAYWQKRNRGILMQIGQKPDYDIIDEFVLSLREMYGDEVQLKLEFFQMIYHHESIPQKTKDWIKKHQNELLS, encoded by the coding sequence ATGACAAAGTGGTATATTAAAGCATTTGCTAAATTAACCAATACTTCAGTAAGAACATTACATCATTATGATGAAATTGGTTTATTACAACCATCACTTAGAGAAGTAAATGGTTATCGTTTGTACTCACAAGCAGACTTAAATCGTATGCAGCAGATCATTGCATTAAAATCATTTGGCTTTAAATTAAGTCAAATTAAAGATCTTTTAGCTCAAAAGATGAGCTTAAAATCTCATCTTAAAATGCAGCTAGAGTTTTTAGAGGATAAAAAAAGATCTTTAAATAACACAATTGATGCCTTAGAGCAGGTGATAAGATCGTGTGTTGATGATCAGTTGATTAATTGGAAAAGTACAATTGCATTAATTGAGGTATATCGTATGACAGAAGACTTACAAAAAACTTGGGCGGGTAAAGTTTTAGATGAAAAAGAGCTAAAAACGTATGCTGAGTTTGAAAAAGAATTAACAAGCAAAAGGCCTGCAACAGAAGAAGCATTTAAGAAGCGTTGGCAAATGATTTGCCAAGAAATTAAAGAGCATGTGAACGAAGATCCTCAAAGTGATATTGGCATTAAAATTGCTGAAAAAGTCCATGGGGCTATTTATAATCTATATGGAAAGAAATATGCCAAACTTAAACATAGCATATGGGAGAAAGGCTTTAAAACAGGTGCTAATCAACCACAAGAAAATCATGGTTTAACACCTGAAATGGTTCAATGGCTAGATACAGCAATGGGTGCTTATTGGCAAAAGCGTAATCGTGGCATTTTAATGCAGATTGGTCAAAAGCCAGATTATGATATTATTGATGAATTTGTTTTAAGTTTAAGAGAAATGTATGGTGATGAAGTTCAGTTAAAGTTAGAATTTTTTCAGATGATTTATCATCATGAAAGTATTCCACAAAAAACCAAAGACTGGATTAAAAAGCATCAAAATGAATTGCTATCATAG
- a CDS encoding helix-turn-helix transcriptional regulator: protein MSNHENAGTRLRKARIAAGYKTAKAFCQANNIPTSTYSLHETNKRCLKPQLAEKYAKLLGVNVAWLLTGLGSCCPPSSEQSTQRVLSTEELKAQLAKSQNNQFNAIIEQSFSIHDSQVNLLLFTKLIVKIVKMLDETNQSWDLYRITQQATELYQDIIESSDLAEEQLNMVNFAIKNLKRNTNRIKKKRD, encoded by the coding sequence ATGTCGAATCATGAAAATGCAGGTACACGCCTGAGAAAAGCCCGAATTGCTGCAGGTTATAAAACAGCTAAAGCCTTCTGTCAGGCAAATAATATTCCGACATCGACCTATTCGCTACATGAAACGAATAAACGTTGCTTAAAGCCACAACTAGCTGAGAAATATGCCAAATTACTCGGTGTTAATGTTGCCTGGCTTTTAACTGGTCTTGGTTCCTGCTGTCCACCTTCTAGTGAGCAATCAACACAGCGTGTATTATCAACAGAAGAATTAAAAGCACAATTAGCAAAAAGTCAAAATAACCAATTTAATGCAATTATTGAACAAAGTTTTAGCATTCACGATAGCCAAGTAAATTTATTATTATTTACTAAATTAATTGTTAAAATAGTTAAAATGCTTGATGAAACGAATCAAAGTTGGGATTTATATCGAATTACTCAACAGGCAACTGAGCTATATCAGGATATTATTGAATCAAGTGACTTAGCAGAAGAACAACTAAACATGGTTAATTTTGCGATTAAGAACTTAAAACGCAATACAAATCGCATAAAAAAGAAGCGTGATTAA
- a CDS encoding DUF3261 domain-containing protein: MKSIKLLLLVMLCFSLTSCALFRVKSTETPEVEVAKGVNINLPTPEQLNINYHSNQILSATYSINGKTQTYTSEVIVEVNPKHIILVAASGWGGTIFSIDYDGRNIKSSSLPMPNAAMGIKHTLSDFIFTYASESVLKSMFKGSGITLKVSPKERLFYLNNKLFMKINYDHKNPWVSNIKLENFLYHYTIKIQNLSVEINT; the protein is encoded by the coding sequence ATGAAATCAATTAAACTACTTTTACTTGTTATGTTATGTTTCAGTTTAACTTCTTGTGCATTATTTCGGGTTAAATCAACAGAAACACCAGAAGTTGAGGTTGCCAAGGGCGTTAACATTAATTTACCTACGCCTGAGCAATTAAATATTAACTATCATTCAAATCAAATATTATCAGCAACTTATAGCATTAATGGTAAAACACAAACCTATACTTCGGAAGTAATCGTAGAAGTTAATCCAAAGCATATTATTTTAGTTGCAGCTTCAGGTTGGGGAGGAACGATTTTTTCCATTGATTATGATGGAAGAAATATTAAAAGCTCATCACTACCTATGCCAAATGCGGCAATGGGGATTAAGCATACCTTAAGTGATTTTATTTTTACTTATGCTAGTGAGTCAGTGCTTAAATCGATGTTTAAAGGTAGTGGTATTACGCTGAAAGTTTCACCAAAGGAGCGATTATTTTACTTAAATAATAAGCTATTTATGAAAATTAATTATGATCATAAAAACCCTTGGGTCAGTAATATTAAACTTGAAAATTTTTTATATCATTACACGATAAAGATTCAGAATTTATCGGTAGAGATTAATACTTAG
- the ettA gene encoding energy-dependent translational throttle protein EttA, whose amino-acid sequence MSEKYIFSMHRVSKLAGPNKYILKDISLSFFDGAKIGVLGLNGSGKSTLLKIMAGLDTEIEGDASPRKGISIGYLPQEPQLDPTKDVKGNVEEGLKELKQMLTDFDELSMKFCEPLSEDEMNKLLVKQGELQNKIDAAGAWELERKLEVAAEALRLPPWKSDVTKLSGGEIRRVALCKLLLSSPDILLLDEPTNHLDAESVAWLERFLHDYKGTVVAVTHDRYFLDNAAQWILELDRGEGIPFKGNYSSWLEQKEKRIQQEKRQQAAYERTLKHELEWVRQNPKGRQSKSKARIARFEELNSREFQTRNETNELYIPPGMRLGNRVIDIENLDKSFQDKVLINGLNMNVPAGAIVGIIGANGAGKTTFFNMIAGSETPDEGSISIGETVSLAYVNQFRNSLDDNKTVWEAISDGLDVISVGRYETPSRQYVGRFNFRGSDQQKFVKDLSGGERNRLHLAKLLKAGGNVLLLDEPTNDLDVETLRALEEAILNFPGVVMVISHDRWFLDRIASHILAFEGDSNVTWFEGNYQAYIEDKKKRLGDDAINPHRIKYKKLHA is encoded by the coding sequence ATGTCAGAAAAGTATATTTTTTCAATGCACCGAGTCAGTAAATTAGCTGGCCCTAATAAATATATCTTAAAAGATATCTCACTGTCATTTTTTGATGGTGCAAAAATTGGTGTTTTAGGCCTAAATGGTTCTGGAAAATCAACCTTATTAAAAATTATGGCAGGCTTAGATACAGAAATCGAAGGTGACGCATCACCAAGAAAAGGTATAAGCATTGGTTATTTACCACAAGAGCCTCAATTAGACCCAACTAAAGATGTTAAAGGCAATGTTGAAGAAGGCTTAAAAGAATTAAAACAAATGCTAACTGACTTTGATGAATTATCCATGAAGTTCTGTGAGCCTTTAAGCGAAGATGAAATGAATAAATTGCTCGTTAAGCAAGGCGAATTACAAAATAAGATCGATGCAGCAGGTGCTTGGGAACTTGAGCGTAAATTAGAAGTCGCAGCAGAAGCATTACGCCTACCACCTTGGAAAAGTGATGTTACCAAACTCTCTGGTGGTGAAATTCGCCGTGTCGCTTTATGTAAACTACTGTTATCATCACCTGATATCTTATTATTAGATGAACCAACCAACCATTTAGATGCTGAGAGTGTTGCTTGGTTAGAACGCTTTTTACATGATTATAAAGGCACTGTTGTCGCTGTAACACATGACCGTTATTTCTTAGATAATGCTGCACAGTGGATATTAGAGTTAGATCGTGGCGAAGGTATTCCATTTAAAGGCAATTATTCAAGCTGGCTTGAACAGAAAGAAAAACGTATTCAACAAGAAAAACGCCAACAGGCAGCTTATGAGCGCACCTTAAAGCATGAACTAGAGTGGGTTAGACAAAATCCAAAAGGACGTCAAAGTAAATCCAAAGCAAGAATTGCCCGCTTTGAAGAGTTAAATTCACGAGAATTTCAAACGCGTAACGAAACCAATGAACTATATATTCCACCAGGTATGCGCCTAGGTAATCGTGTAATTGATATTGAAAATTTAGATAAAAGTTTTCAGGATAAAGTCTTAATCAATGGATTAAATATGAATGTGCCAGCTGGTGCTATTGTTGGTATTATTGGCGCTAATGGCGCAGGTAAAACAACCTTTTTTAATATGATTGCTGGCAGTGAAACACCAGATGAAGGTAGCATTTCAATTGGTGAGACTGTCTCACTTGCCTATGTCAATCAATTTAGAAATAGTCTTGATGATAATAAAACTGTCTGGGAAGCAATATCCGATGGCTTAGATGTTATCAGCGTTGGTAGGTATGAAACACCCTCTCGCCAATATGTTGGACGCTTTAATTTTAGAGGTTCTGACCAACAAAAATTTGTTAAAGATTTATCTGGTGGAGAAAGAAATCGCCTACACCTTGCTAAACTACTTAAAGCTGGTGGTAATGTTTTATTACTCGATGAGCCAACCAATGACTTAGATGTTGAAACCCTAAGAGCGCTTGAAGAAGCAATACTAAATTTCCCTGGTGTCGTCATGGTTATCTCGCATGATCGCTGGTTCTTAGATCGAATTGCCAGTCATATTCTAGCCTTTGAAGGTGATTCTAATGTCACTTGGTTTGAAGGTAATTATCAAGCATATATTGAAGATAAGAAAAAACGCTTAGGTGATGATGCAATTAATCCACACCGCATCAAGTATAAGAAACTACACGCTTAA
- a CDS encoding HAMP domain-containing histidine kinase codes for MKTSLAKSTYLILITGLLFIGLLLCLVGFQLRELSGDSIYGRLAQMNILQILNDTKQSISQLKRRLESIPGIEVKVHTLRKNNPQRKHIPILTTGDIKPPFNWDKPILLKHKNQLLLIKFSPFNRITVLTIICICVMVLLIMLMLYLCFWAVKRLEKINLLAIEALSQLSKNIYSQIILPIEHNDAHKLYTSIQSIQTILQQALQKRTQMLAAISHDLKTPITRIKLRAELLEDDDKRDALLNDINQLETMIASILTFSKNFIEEENAIDFDLSLLIDSMVNDLVDLGYKIQAEIQEGIIYHGRMMAIKRAITNLLDNALKYGKEAVEIHLQQSTNTIICKVTDQGFGIKIDNYEKLFEPFYRVDQSRNHDIPGSGLGLNITKEIIEGHGGSIKLLPNKPSGIIALVELPL; via the coding sequence ATGAAAACATCTTTAGCTAAAAGTACTTATTTAATCTTAATCACAGGGTTATTATTTATTGGCCTTTTATTATGTTTAGTTGGTTTTCAATTAAGAGAGTTATCTGGTGATAGCATTTATGGCCGACTTGCACAAATGAATATTTTACAAATATTAAATGATACCAAACAAAGTATTAGCCAACTAAAAAGACGCCTAGAGAGCATTCCTGGTATTGAAGTTAAAGTACACACACTTAGAAAAAATAACCCACAAAGAAAACATATTCCAATACTAACTACAGGTGATATTAAGCCCCCATTTAATTGGGATAAACCAATCTTACTTAAACATAAAAACCAATTATTACTGATTAAATTTTCACCCTTTAATCGCATCACTGTATTAACAATTATTTGTATCTGTGTGATGGTTTTATTAATTATGTTAATGCTTTATCTGTGTTTCTGGGCAGTAAAACGATTAGAAAAAATAAATTTATTAGCCATTGAAGCTTTATCACAGCTATCAAAAAATATATACAGTCAAATCATCTTACCCATTGAGCATAATGATGCACATAAACTATATACTTCAATTCAGAGCATTCAAACGATCTTACAACAAGCCTTACAAAAAAGAACTCAAATGCTTGCTGCTATTTCACATGACTTAAAAACACCGATCACACGAATTAAATTACGGGCAGAATTATTAGAAGATGATGATAAACGCGATGCATTATTAAATGATATTAACCAACTAGAAACCATGATTGCTTCAATTTTAACCTTCTCAAAAAACTTTATTGAAGAAGAAAATGCCATTGATTTTGATTTATCATTATTAATTGACTCAATGGTCAATGATTTAGTCGACCTTGGCTATAAAATACAAGCAGAAATTCAAGAAGGGATCATTTATCATGGTCGCATGATGGCCATTAAGCGTGCGATTACTAATTTACTAGATAATGCGCTTAAATATGGCAAAGAAGCCGTTGAAATTCACTTACAGCAAAGCACTAATACAATTATTTGTAAAGTCACAGATCAAGGCTTTGGTATCAAAATAGATAACTATGAAAAACTCTTTGAGCCTTTTTATCGGGTCGATCAGAGTCGTAATCATGATATTCCAGGCTCTGGCCTTGGCTTAAATATAACCAAAGAGATTATAGAAGGTCATGGTGGTAGTATTAAATTATTACCCAATAAACCTTCTGGTATCATTGCTTTAGTTGAGCTACCCCTTTAA